One Mauremys reevesii isolate NIE-2019 unplaced genomic scaffold, ASM1616193v1 Contig69, whole genome shotgun sequence genomic region harbors:
- the LOC120394593 gene encoding olfactory receptor 51E1-like: MSDSNTTDFTNPSTFILLGIPGLEEARVWISIPFCAVYIIAVLGNFTILFIVKREPSLHVPMYYFLCMLAVTDLVLSTSTLPKMLSIFWFNSREISFSACLTQMYFVHSLSGMESGILVAMALDRYVAICHPLRHSTILTNSVVAKIGLAVVLRSGILALPYPFLARQWPYCRTNIIPQSYCGQMAVVNLACADIRVNSYYGLFDLLSVIGMDAFFIAVSYTLILRCRIVLHKSDARLKTFGTCISHLCAISALYIPDLFSSLMLRFGHNVPLYVLILINCVYHLVPPVLHPIIYGVRTKQIRGRLLQLFTHKKI; this comes from the exons ATGTCAGATTCTaacacaaccgacttcaccaacccctccaccttcatcctgctgggcattcctggcctggaggaagcccgtgtctggatctccatccccttctgtgctGTGTACATCATAGCCgtgttggggaacttcaccatcctgttcatcgtgaagagggagccgagcctccatgtgcccatgtactatttcctctgcatgctggctgtcactgacctggtcctgtctacatccacactgcccaaaatgctgagcatcttctggttcaattccagggagatcagtttcagtgcctgcctcacccagatgtactttgtTCACTCCCTCTCAGGgatggagtctggaatcctcgtggccatggctctggatcgctatgtggccatctgccatcccctgagacattccaccatcctgacaaactctgttgtggccaagataggcctggccgtggtgctgcgcagTGGCATACTCGCAttaccctatcccttcctggcgagacagtggccatattgcagaaccaacatcatcccccaatCCTACTGTGGGCAGATGGCTGTGGTGAACCTGGCCTGCGCTGACATCCGCGTCAATAGTTACTATGGCCTGTTTGATCTTCTCTCTGTAATCGGAATGGATGCATTTTTCATCGCCGTGTCCTATACTCTGATCCTCCGgtgtcggattgttttgcataagagt gatgcccggctcaaaacttttgggacctgcatctctcatctttgtgccattTCAGCTTTGTACATCCCAGATTTATTCTCCTCTCTCATGCTGCGGTTTGGTCACAATGTGCCACTGTATGTCCTCATTCTCATTAACTGTGTGTACCACCTCGTTCCCCCTGTGCTGCACCCCATCATTTATGGGGTGAGaaccaaacagatccggggcaggctgctccagctctttactcataaaaaGATCTAA